AACGGCCTTTGGCAAGCGCCGCCCGGCAAAGCCCTCGAACCGGCCACGAGGACAACCTCCAATTTCGTATCTGCATCCGGCAAAAGGAACGGCCCTGCATGTAGGTTTTTCGACCGTCCTCTGGGATTCAGCCTGGTGGAACTGCTGGTGGTGCTTGCGATTACCCTGCAGGTGCAGGGTGCCTCCAACGCTCAGTTGGCCAGAACCGTGGCCCAAATCGATCAAGCCAGAGTCTTTAAACTGGCAGGGCAGGCGCTCGAACTGAAGGCACCGACCATCACGGCCTACTTTGCCACGAATAGTGAAGGTGGTCCGCACGATTTTTATTCGCAAAGCGACTATTTTTGGCCCAATCCGACCAACAGCAACGGCCTGCCCTACATCGGGCGGGACGGAGAAACCAACCCTGACAACTTCGATTATCATCGCATGGCGATGCGCGACATGAAAGATGCGGTGGCTGCCCTTGCGGCAGCTTATGCGCTTAACGGCGACCAGAGCTATGTTGCCAAAGCCGCAGAATTACTCAGGGCATTCTTTCTCGACGAGAAAACGAAGATGAACCCAAACCTCAATTATGCCCAGGCGGTATTGGGCAAGTGGCCCGGCACGAGTTGGGGGGTGATCGACACCCTCCACTTGGCTGAGGTGCCGGTGGCAGTTGGCTTTCTTGAAAAAGCTTCCAATTTCCCTCTGGCGCTCGATAGGGGCCTTAAAAAGTGGTTCGCCGATTACCTCGACTGGATGACGACCTCCACCAACGGTGTCAAGGAGATGAACGCAGCAAACAACCACAGCATCGCTTATTTTGTCCAGGCGGCCAGCTTCGCCCGTTTCACCGGCAATGCCAAATTGCTGAATTTTTCGCGAAACCGTTTTAAAGAGGTCCTTTTGCCAAAGCAGATGGCCGAGGATGGCAGCTTTCCACTGGAACTGCGGCGCACCAAACCATACGGTTACTCGATTTTCCAAGCGGACAATGTTGCGACCCTTTGCGTCCTGCTCTCAACGCCCCGGGAGGATATGTGGCGGTTGGGTTTGCGCGATGGTCGCTCGCCCGAGCTGGCGATAGATTTCATCTATCCATACCTGGCTGACAAAAGCAAATGGGTGAGGGACGGACGCGCCAAAGACGTTATGCATTGGGACAACTGGCCGATGCGCCAGCCTTGCCTGCTCTTCGCATATGCGGCGTTCGGCGATCCAAAATACTTCGCATTGTGGAAAAGGTTGGATGCCGACCCCACCGATCTCGAAATTCGGCGCAATGTCGCCATCACCCAGCCTTTGCTCTGGATAGCGGCGCCGGAGGACATTCCTTTGCTCAACCGGAACCACTCGGAGGTAATCGGAGGTAATCGGAACCAATCGGAGGCAAAACGCCCCTTTCATAAACCGAATCTCAGTGCCACGGCCCACGGATGATTACCCCAGAACCCGGGCCACGGCCTCATAGACCGCCTCAACGCGCACGGAAGCCATGCAGCGAATCAATTCCTCACGCCTGCCTTGGATGCCTCTGCCGTCGTAGCGATAGTACTGGAGGTTTCTGCCCGCAATCGCCGGGTTGGGCACCAGGGTGAACGGATTTCCGTAGGGCAGGTTGGTTTTATTTAGCGTTGGGGCTTCAATGACCAGTTGATTGGGCGCTTTGACGGCGGCGGCGAGGTGCATCAGGGCCGTATCGACGCTCAGGAAAGCGGTGCACCGCTTCACCAGGGCCGCTGCCTGGCGCAGCGTTTGGCTGCGCACTCGAACCGCTGCCGAGGGCCCGAGGGCCGCCTGGATTTGTCGCTGGTCGGCTTCTTCTTGCGGACCGCCGAAGAGCAGCACAGCCACATCAGGCCGGGTTCGATGCAATAGTTTGAGCAGTTCGATATAATGGTCTAGCGGCCAACGCTTGAGCGCCAGGTTCTTGGTCCCGCCCGACCCGGTGTGGACCCCCAGCCGGGGCTTGCCTTCCAGTTGGTGCTGGGCAAGGAATTGTTCGGCCCAGTCGTGTTCGGCGGGGGATAAAAAAATCTCAAGCTCGTGTTGGGGCAGCATCGGCTTTTTGCCTAACAACGAGAGCAGGTCGAGGTTGTTCTCGACTGAATGTTTTGAGTAGGCGTGGGGCAGGAACCGGTTTATCAGGAGGCGATCCAGCAGGCGGGAATTATCATAGAGATGGCTGAGCCTGTGCGGCGCGCCGACGACGCGGGCGATGACACGGTAGTGAATGCGGCTCTGCGGATGGGTGTTTATGGAGAGGTCGTATTGAGACCCGCGCAGCGGGCGCAGGAACCGCCAGGCCGCCAGTTTGCTTTCTTCGAGCAGATTGTGCTGACAGATGGATGTCAGGTGCGGATTGCCCTGCAGGACATCCTTCGAGCCGGCCCACAGCACCAGCGCGTCAATTCGCGCCTCGGGATAATGGGCGCGCAGTTCATGCATCAGCGGTGTGGCCAGTATCGTGTCGCCGATGCCGGCCAGCGAAATGACCAGTATCTTCATTTGATTCGAGGCTCTTGGCGCGGAAAGCCGGCAACCGCCCGCCGCGCCCGGCAGGTATAGCAACAAGGAGTCTGAAACGGAAACCCATTTACCAACCAGGCCTTATGCCGGGGTCTCGGCGGCCGCGGCAGTTGGGTCCAAACCAATGAACCGGTCGAAGGCGATGTCCCAGACACTGGCGTGCGGCGCGATGGTTTCCAGCTTGAAGGAACGCCGGATGATCTCGCGGCCTCGCTCGAGCGAGGGCAGGTGTTTCAAGGCCAGCGCCTGGAATATAACGTTGCCCATCGCGACGGAATCCGGTGCGGCAATGGCAACCGGGACCTGGAGGGAATTGGCGATAAAGTGATGGAGCAGACTATTGGTCTGGCCGCCCATGATGTAGAGCCGGGTGATTTCAGCCCCGGTGAGGTACTCGATTTCCTGAAACATTTTGCGGTATAGCAGCGCCAGGCTCTCCAGGATGCAACGGAAGATTGGGCCGGGCTTTCGGGGCACCGTTTGATTGGTTTCCTTGCAGAAGGCCTGTATCTTTAGCGGCATATCCCCTGGCTCGGCGAACCTCGGGTCCATCGGATCGATCAATGATTCAAACGGCGGGGCGGAGCTTGCCAAATGTCCCAGTAAATCCCAGTCCAGCGCCAGATCGCGAGCTTCCCAAAAGCGCTGGCACTCTTCGAGGAGCCACAGCCCGACGGCGCGTTTGTGGAAAGAGAAAGTCCCTGCGGGCCCCGGCTCATTGGTAAAGCCCATTTCGCGGCTGGCGTCATTGATCATCGGCTGGGTCAATTGAGTTCCCATCACCGTCCAGGAGCCAGGCCAGATGAATCCCCACCTCTCTTGGCCGGCTATCGGCAACCCGGCCAATGCGGAGGTAATCTCGTGCGAACAGGAGGCCACCACCCGGGCTTCGAGCAGGCGCGTCTCTTTGGCAATATCAAGCCGCAGTCGCCCAAGTTCAGTACCCGGTTCCACCAGGGGCGGCAGCAGCTTTCGCGGCAAGCCCACCGCCTCAGCCAGCATGTCCGACCAGCCGGCAGTGGTTGGGTTGTAAAGCTGGGTCGTGCTGGCCAACGAATGTTCCACCACGTGCGCCCCCGACAACATGAAGTTCAAGCCGTCGGCAATCGGCAAGAGATGGGCCGCATGCTTGAGGCGCTTGGAGCTTTCAGCCGCCAACTGCAGCAAGGTGTTGCATGGCCGGCGTTGGATGCCGGTCTCCGCATATAAAGTTTCCCAGGGCATTTTGGCCAGCGCTTTGCCCGCCGCGGCGCGCTGACGCGAGTCGCTTGGATGATAAACCGGTGTGATTAATGAACCCTCCGGGTCAAAGAGCAGATAATCGCCGCCCCAGGATGTGCAACTGACTCCATCGACGGGCTCGTCGTACAGGCCTGTCGCGCGCAGCCCTTCGATGATTTCGTGATAGAGTTGGGGAACGTTCCACTGAAGGGAATCCTTATCCTGTAAAGGCTCATTAGGAAACTTGCGGACCTCGCTGATGGTCAGTTCCT
This DNA window, taken from Verrucomicrobiia bacterium, encodes the following:
- a CDS encoding alginate lyase family protein, producing the protein MNGLWQAPPGKALEPATRTTSNFVSASGKRNGPACRFFDRPLGFSLVELLVVLAITLQVQGASNAQLARTVAQIDQARVFKLAGQALELKAPTITAYFATNSEGGPHDFYSQSDYFWPNPTNSNGLPYIGRDGETNPDNFDYHRMAMRDMKDAVAALAAAYALNGDQSYVAKAAELLRAFFLDEKTKMNPNLNYAQAVLGKWPGTSWGVIDTLHLAEVPVAVGFLEKASNFPLALDRGLKKWFADYLDWMTTSTNGVKEMNAANNHSIAYFVQAASFARFTGNAKLLNFSRNRFKEVLLPKQMAEDGSFPLELRRTKPYGYSIFQADNVATLCVLLSTPREDMWRLGLRDGRSPELAIDFIYPYLADKSKWVRDGRAKDVMHWDNWPMRQPCLLFAYAAFGDPKYFALWKRLDADPTDLEIRRNVAITQPLLWIAAPEDIPLLNRNHSEVIGGNRNQSEAKRPFHKPNLSATAHG
- a CDS encoding FGGY-family carbohydrate kinase; this translates as MSRYYVSCELGEQSGRILLGTLHKEELTISEVRKFPNEPLQDKDSLQWNVPQLYHEIIEGLRATGLYDEPVDGVSCTSWGGDYLLFDPEGSLITPVYHPSDSRQRAAAGKALAKMPWETLYAETGIQRRPCNTLLQLAAESSKRLKHAAHLLPIADGLNFMLSGAHVVEHSLASTTQLYNPTTAGWSDMLAEAVGLPRKLLPPLVEPGTELGRLRLDIAKETRLLEARVVASCSHEITSALAGLPIAGQERWGFIWPGSWTVMGTQLTQPMINDASREMGFTNEPGPAGTFSFHKRAVGLWLLEECQRFWEARDLALDWDLLGHLASSAPPFESLIDPMDPRFAEPGDMPLKIQAFCKETNQTVPRKPGPIFRCILESLALLYRKMFQEIEYLTGAEITRLYIMGGQTNSLLHHFIANSLQVPVAIAAPDSVAMGNVIFQALALKHLPSLERGREIIRRSFKLETIAPHASVWDIAFDRFIGLDPTAAAAETPA
- a CDS encoding glycosyltransferase family 9 protein — protein: MKILVISLAGIGDTILATPLMHELRAHYPEARIDALVLWAGSKDVLQGNPHLTSICQHNLLEESKLAAWRFLRPLRGSQYDLSINTHPQSRIHYRVIARVVGAPHRLSHLYDNSRLLDRLLINRFLPHAYSKHSVENNLDLLSLLGKKPMLPQHELEIFLSPAEHDWAEQFLAQHQLEGKPRLGVHTGSGGTKNLALKRWPLDHYIELLKLLHRTRPDVAVLLFGGPQEEADQRQIQAALGPSAAVRVRSQTLRQAAALVKRCTAFLSVDTALMHLAAAVKAPNQLVIEAPTLNKTNLPYGNPFTLVPNPAIAGRNLQYYRYDGRGIQGRREELIRCMASVRVEAVYEAVARVLG